The DNA window TAGAGATTATGTTCTCTGCGCCATCAAGAAGTTGAAGTACGTTAACAGTTCATCCGAAGTTTCCACAATCACGACGTTGAATAATGATTCCGATGGAACTGATGAGGTAACGAGTTCTGTTGATGACTTGTTGGCTACTAATAAGTGCAAGGGTTATAATATGTGCAAGAATTTGGAACACTCTGAAACGATGGCTTTTCAAGAATCAATGGTGATGAATAATAGTGTTGTTGAACCATTACAAGTAGATGTGCCTGATGACTTGTATCAATGGGATGGAAAGGAATTGGACGAATTAAATCAGATATTAGATGGTGTACCCGAGGTTTATGTAGCAGTAGAACCAGAGGCGACTTATACTACTTGTGGGCAATATTCTGTTGAAGCCACGGCCAGATATGAGCCTTCGATGCCAGATATTAGCAGCAATTCAGCGCATATTGAATATTCAGAAGTGGCTGATATGTCTCAAATGAATTTGATGAGCTTTGATCAGTCAGTACCCGAAGATGTGCTTGGCTTGGATCCATGGGATATAATGGACTCAGATGAGTTTAATCGGATGTTAGAACAACAGACGACGACAAGGTTGTGCTGCAAAGGATACCAGCAACTTCTGAGTGTTGTCCAGATGGATGCTGAGGATCAACAACATGTAGAATGACAAGGTTGTGATGCAAAAGATGACCAGCTATTTTCGGTT is part of the Nicotiana tomentosiformis unplaced genomic scaffold, ASM39032v3 Un00444, whole genome shotgun sequence genome and encodes:
- the LOC138904114 gene encoding protein NTM1-like 9, which produces MDQHLKLEEGFRFRPTDSEGLMFLLRFVAGQEMHDSGFITTNVDVYGKQEPWEIYDNGVPCGDDDDSTNYRYFITKLKKKSNARYHRSVGNKGTWKQDNKGKPVHYINTSSVVNIGSKTNLSYKNKVFYPEDQKDGHWLMKEYELSKVILHKFDQDCRDYVLCAIKKLKYVNSSSEVSTITTLNNDSDGTDEVTSSVDDLLATNKCKGYNMCKNLEHSETMAFQESMVMNNSVVEPLQVDVPDDLYQWDGKELDELNQILDGVPEVYVAVEPEATYTTCGQYSVEATARYEPSMPDISSNSAHIEYSEVADMSQMNLMSFDQSVPEDVLGLDPWDIMDSDEFNRMLEQQTTTRLCCKGYQQLLSVVQMDAEDQQHVE